The window GTCTCCGACGCGTTCCGGGCGGCGATCGCCGGGCCGGTGACGACGCTCGCCTGGTGCTGGCGACTCGAGCGCGCCGACGGCCTGGTGCTCGGTTTCACCGACCACGACCGCACCATCTGCTTCGGCGGGCTCGACTATCTGGCGGACAGCGGGCTTGCCGGCAGCGAGATCCCGGCAGGTCTCGGCCTGGCGGTCGCCACCCAGGATGTTGCCGGGGCGCTTGCTGCCGACGCGATTACCGAGGACGACATCGCCGCCGGCCTCTACGACGGCGCCAAGGTCGAGATCTGGCGGGTGGACTGGCGCGATCCCGACCGGCGGGCGCTGATCCGCGCCGGCACGATCGGCGAGATCCGCCGCGCCGGCATCGCCTTCACGGCGGAGCTGCGCGGCCTCGTCCAGGCGCTCGATGCGCCGGCCGGGCGCAGCTACCAGCGCCGCTGCGACGCCGCGCTCGGCGATCAGCGCTGCCGCGTCGATGTCGGCGTGCCTCCTGTCCGCGTCGGCGGCGTGGTCGCGGCCGCCGCCGAGGATCGCATCCTGCGGATCGCCGATCTCGATGCCGGTCCGTTCGCCGACGGCTGGTTCCGGCATGGCCGACTCGTCTGGACCTCCGGCGCCAATGCCGGGCTCGCCGGCGCGATCCGCGCCGACCGTCG of the Tepidamorphus gemmatus genome contains:
- a CDS encoding DUF2163 domain-containing protein, with the translated sequence MKTVSDAFRAAIAGPVTTLAWCWRLERADGLVLGFTDHDRTICFGGLDYLADSGLAGSEIPAGLGLAVATQDVAGALAADAITEDDIAAGLYDGAKVEIWRVDWRDPDRRALIRAGTIGEIRRAGIAFTAELRGLVQALDAPAGRSYQRRCDAALGDQRCRVDVGVPPVRVGGVVAAAAEDRILRIADLDAGPFADGWFRHGRLVWTSGANAGLAGAIRADRR